One genomic segment of Chitinophaga sancti includes these proteins:
- a CDS encoding acyl-CoA carboxylase subunit beta: MDKTTELQNKIAEAMLGGGEARTASQHKKGKLTARERLQLLMDEGSFEELDMFVHNRNRGLTTDQENFPGDGVVTGFGTINGRLVYVFSQDFTVYGGSLSEPHARKICKIMDLAMQNGAPVIGLNDSGGARIQEGVVSLGGYADIFYRNTRASGVIPQISAIMGPCAGGAVYSPAITDFILMVEQTSYMFVTGPNVVKTVTHEEVTSEELGGAHTHASKSGVTHFSCANEVECIQNIRQLLTYVPQNCEEDAPKYPYTPADEKRAALNTIIPPNSNQPYDMKDVIAELTDMDSFFEVHANYAENIIVGFARIAGRSIGIVANQPAHLAGVLDIKASVKGARFTRFCDAFNIPLLVLVDVPGFLPGTDQEWNGIITNGAKLLFALSEATVPKITVTTRKAYGGAYCVMNSKHIGADLNFAFPQAEIAVMGPKGAVEIIYKKEIDTAPDPEARMNELVAEYTERFANPYLAAEKGYIDEVILPELTRIKLIKGFAMLENKVVTLPRKKHGNIPL, encoded by the coding sequence ATGGACAAAACCACGGAACTCCAAAACAAAATAGCCGAAGCTATGCTCGGCGGAGGCGAAGCCCGAACCGCCTCGCAGCATAAAAAAGGAAAACTTACAGCCCGTGAGAGATTACAATTACTGATGGATGAAGGTTCTTTTGAAGAACTGGATATGTTTGTACATAATCGCAACCGTGGTCTGACCACCGACCAGGAAAATTTTCCGGGAGACGGCGTTGTCACCGGTTTTGGCACGATCAATGGCCGGCTCGTCTATGTTTTTTCACAGGATTTTACTGTCTATGGGGGCAGTCTTTCTGAACCCCATGCCCGCAAGATCTGTAAGATCATGGACCTGGCTATGCAGAATGGGGCACCTGTAATTGGTCTGAATGATAGTGGCGGTGCACGCATACAGGAAGGTGTCGTGAGCCTGGGTGGTTATGCAGATATCTTTTATCGCAATACCCGGGCCTCGGGTGTCATACCACAAATATCGGCCATCATGGGCCCCTGTGCCGGCGGTGCTGTATATTCCCCTGCTATTACCGATTTTATCCTGATGGTGGAACAGACTTCTTATATGTTCGTAACAGGACCGAATGTGGTAAAGACCGTTACGCATGAGGAAGTTACTTCTGAAGAACTGGGTGGTGCACATACCCATGCCTCCAAAAGTGGTGTGACACACTTTAGCTGCGCCAATGAAGTGGAATGTATTCAAAACATCCGGCAACTGCTTACTTATGTACCGCAGAACTGTGAAGAAGATGCACCGAAATACCCTTATACACCTGCAGATGAAAAGAGAGCAGCACTGAATACCATTATTCCTCCAAACAGTAATCAACCTTATGATATGAAGGACGTGATCGCTGAATTGACGGATATGGATAGTTTCTTTGAAGTACATGCGAATTATGCAGAGAATATTATAGTAGGCTTTGCCCGTATTGCAGGCAGGAGTATTGGCATTGTGGCCAACCAACCGGCACACCTGGCGGGGGTACTGGATATAAAGGCTTCAGTAAAGGGAGCCCGTTTTACCCGCTTTTGTGATGCATTTAATATTCCACTGCTGGTACTGGTAGATGTACCCGGATTTCTGCCAGGAACAGATCAGGAATGGAATGGGATCATTACCAACGGAGCAAAACTACTCTTTGCACTCAGCGAAGCCACCGTACCTAAAATTACGGTGACTACCCGCAAAGCTTATGGTGGCGCCTATTGTGTAATGAACTCAAAGCATATCGGGGCCGACCTCAACTTTGCTTTTCCGCAGGCAGAGATTGCAGTGATGGGACCAAAGGGCGCGGTAGAAATTATTTATAAAAAAGAAATTGATACAGCTCCAGATCCTGAAGCCAGGATGAACGAACTGGTGGCAGAGTATACAGAACGGTTTGCCAATCCTTATTTAGCAGCAGAAAAGGGATACATTGATGAGGTAATATTGCCTGAACTGACAAGGATCAAGCTGATCAAAGGGTTTGCGATGTTGGAAAATAAAGTAGTGACGCTGCCACGCAAAAAACATGGAAATATTCCATTGTGA
- a CDS encoding acyl transferase, with the protein MSGISTTAIFSSDGSDLEALSLETFRFQYRENALYRAYTDALRIQPGNVRSLAQIPFLPIQFFKTHQVTCGTFEPQLIFESSGTTQTINSRHLVKEAAIYEQSFLTAFERFYGPVTDFVVVGLLPSYLERKHSSLVYMVQDMVKRSGHPASGFYLYEHDKLYRQLQELEARGQKTLLIGVTFGLLDFAEQYALQLKNTIVMETGGMKGRREEWTRDQVHVFLKERLGCSQIHAEYGMTELLSQAYSYGQGFFNTPPWMKVLVRDENDPFQLYTEKAAGVINVIDLANIYSCSFIATEDIGRLHEHGTFEVLGRLDNSALRGCSLMVG; encoded by the coding sequence ATGAGTGGCATTTCTACAACAGCAATATTTTCTTCTGACGGGTCGGACCTGGAAGCGTTGTCCCTTGAGACCTTTCGTTTTCAGTATCGTGAAAATGCATTATATCGTGCTTACACAGATGCTTTGCGCATTCAGCCGGGCAATGTGCGCTCCCTGGCGCAAATCCCTTTCCTCCCTATTCAGTTCTTCAAAACTCACCAGGTTACCTGTGGCACTTTTGAACCCCAGCTGATCTTTGAAAGTAGTGGTACCACCCAGACGATCAACAGTCGACATTTGGTGAAAGAAGCGGCTATCTACGAACAGAGTTTCCTCACTGCTTTCGAGCGGTTCTATGGTCCGGTTACGGATTTCGTGGTTGTCGGCCTGCTGCCTTCTTACCTGGAAAGAAAGCACTCCTCCCTCGTTTACATGGTACAGGACATGGTAAAGCGCAGCGGTCATCCTGCCAGCGGTTTTTACCTGTATGAACACGATAAATTATATCGCCAGCTCCAGGAATTGGAAGCCCGTGGTCAGAAAACCCTGCTGATCGGTGTCACCTTTGGTCTGCTGGATTTTGCAGAGCAATATGCCCTTCAACTGAAAAACACCATCGTCATGGAAACCGGTGGAATGAAAGGCAGGAGAGAAGAATGGACCCGCGACCAGGTACACGTTTTCCTGAAGGAACGACTGGGGTGCAGCCAGATCCATGCAGAATATGGTATGACCGAGTTACTCTCCCAGGCATACAGTTATGGACAGGGGTTTTTCAACACCCCGCCATGGATGAAGGTACTGGTCAGGGATGAAAATGACCCCTTCCAGCTCTATACTGAAAAAGCTGCCGGCGTGATCAATGTAATCGACCTTGCGAATATCTATTCCTGTTCTTTTATAGCAACAGAAGATATTGGCCGCTTGCATGAGCATGGCACTTTCGAAGTATTAGGGAGACTGGATAATTCGGCTTTAAGAGGGTGTAGCCTCATGGTTGGTTAA
- a CDS encoding gliding motility-associated C-terminal domain-containing protein: protein MSLPVFTRIRVAHRYSHIARVITRVLCFLTVNVCLLQIANAQVIELNNPSMEGNIGRDSVPTGWVAASHTPDVLPGPLNIFKRPSDGKAYAGLHSGPAYREGLAQLLSAPLQKGLAYVISVDLAYSPKYLQAACNGNLTIYGGNSPTDTAQRLWSSGPFTDTTWSRYYAILEPTADYKYISIWADPSQTCPKSDIGTAVLIDNFSNIRQVIKTTLSATPSCNNASTGTIQVTPVDDGTTYTYLWTPGNYTTARVNQLPPGEYTVVVTAENGATGGGTVTVGMSDLTTTLTTVPSTCNGRHNAEIHVAVSGGMPPYRFVLDDNAPVGDSVFTGLDEGRYLVYVKDGQICTDTLTALLRDPEPLALKGITIKPCSCGETQDGKIVLQIEGGTQPYKYRIEGGTWQQDSILYSLRAGHYIYEVADTNGCEIGGSANITSPFHNCIVVMPTAFSPNGDGNNDLFKPKVYDALTHYELSVYNRWGGLVFRTNDPQAGWDGSVKGVIQDQQAFAYICTFNDRNNEHKEFRGSVVLIR from the coding sequence ATGTCATTGCCTGTATTTACAAGAATACGGGTAGCGCACCGCTATAGCCATATAGCTCGTGTGATAACCCGTGTTTTGTGTTTCTTAACAGTGAATGTTTGTTTGCTTCAGATTGCCAATGCCCAGGTAATTGAGCTGAACAACCCGTCAATGGAAGGAAATATTGGAAGGGATAGTGTGCCTACCGGTTGGGTAGCGGCGTCACACACGCCCGATGTATTACCCGGCCCGCTCAACATTTTTAAGCGGCCCTCCGATGGTAAAGCTTATGCTGGCCTGCATAGCGGTCCTGCTTACAGGGAAGGTCTTGCACAGCTACTCTCTGCTCCTTTGCAAAAAGGACTGGCCTATGTTATCTCTGTAGACCTGGCCTATTCTCCAAAATACCTGCAGGCTGCCTGCAATGGTAACCTCACCATTTATGGAGGCAATAGTCCTACGGATACTGCACAGCGACTCTGGTCGTCCGGTCCGTTTACAGATACTACCTGGAGCCGGTATTATGCCATACTTGAGCCAACAGCTGATTATAAATATATATCCATCTGGGCAGATCCTTCACAGACCTGCCCAAAGAGTGATATAGGTACAGCTGTTCTGATTGATAATTTCTCCAACATCCGGCAGGTGATAAAGACTACGCTGTCGGCTACACCAAGTTGTAACAATGCCAGTACGGGTACTATCCAGGTTACGCCGGTAGATGATGGCACTACTTATACATATCTCTGGACACCGGGCAATTACACAACGGCCAGGGTAAATCAATTACCACCCGGTGAATATACGGTAGTCGTCACAGCCGAAAATGGTGCGACGGGGGGAGGCACTGTTACAGTGGGCATGTCTGACCTGACTACAACACTCACAACGGTTCCATCTACCTGTAACGGTCGTCATAATGCAGAAATTCATGTAGCCGTTTCAGGTGGTATGCCTCCTTACCGGTTTGTATTGGATGATAATGCACCTGTAGGCGATTCGGTATTTACAGGGTTAGATGAAGGCAGGTACCTGGTGTATGTAAAGGATGGACAGATCTGTACCGATACCCTCACGGCGTTGCTGCGCGACCCCGAACCTCTTGCATTGAAAGGAATAACCATAAAACCCTGTAGTTGTGGTGAAACACAGGATGGAAAAATAGTTTTACAGATTGAAGGTGGCACACAGCCTTACAAATACCGGATAGAGGGCGGTACCTGGCAGCAGGACAGCATTCTTTACTCACTGAGAGCAGGGCACTATATATATGAGGTAGCAGATACCAATGGTTGTGAGATTGGTGGTAGTGCTAATATCACTTCACCCTTTCATAACTGTATCGTGGTCATGCCGACTGCCTTCAGTCCGAATGGCGATGGTAACAATGACCTGTTCAAACCAAAAGTATACGATGCACTCACGCATTATGAACTAAGTGTATACAACCGTTGGGGAGGCCTGGTATTTCGTACCAATGATCCGCAGGCAGGGTGGGATGGAAGTGTAAAAGGTGTTATACAGGATCAGCAGGCATTTGCATATATCTGCACCTTCAATGACAGGAACAATGAACATAAAGAGTTCAGAGGGTCAGTGGTGCTGATCCGCTAG
- a CDS encoding response regulator, with the protein MQHTILLIEDKPGLRDTIQSLLELHQYQVITAANGEEGIHMATEHLPHLVISDIYMPVLNGYQLLEAFQANEQLRYIPVIILSARSATEEVNLALKKGAAAYINKPFLFANLNASIQQLLQTTSGSAPLTL; encoded by the coding sequence ATGCAACATACCATCTTATTGATAGAGGACAAACCAGGCTTGAGAGATACAATACAAAGCCTGCTGGAATTACATCAGTATCAGGTCATCACCGCCGCAAACGGGGAAGAAGGCATTCACATGGCCACTGAACACCTGCCACACCTGGTGATCAGTGATATTTATATGCCTGTTTTGAATGGTTATCAGTTACTGGAAGCCTTTCAGGCGAATGAACAACTACGCTATATACCTGTCATCATACTTAGCGCAAGATCGGCCACTGAAGAAGTAAACCTTGCCCTTAAAAAAGGCGCAGCGGCCTACATTAACAAACCATTCCTGTTTGCCAATCTGAATGCCAGTATCCAGCAACTGTTACAAACCACTAGCGGATCAGCACCACTGACCCTCTGA
- a CDS encoding HAMP domain-containing sensor histidine kinase: MKNIDTTSSNDVANLLNNASNIIAITSHEFKTPLTAISASVELLAARLHSNQQMDAFYEKNLSRITTEIFRLNNMLDEMLTINTIMSGRMTLNKQIIDVVQLLITLRSNYFADPEDTRSFELIVSGIPQCIYADHNQMNRIFMNLVGNAFKFSREKPPVVEVDFDHHQVVIRVIDDGIGIPASDLPQLFQPFFRASNVDEIAGTGLGLSIVKTFVQENNGTITVDSIAGEGSTFTLTFLYHSDSL, encoded by the coding sequence ATGAAAAATATAGATACTACTTCATCTAATGATGTTGCGAACTTACTTAATAACGCAAGCAATATTATTGCTATTACGTCACATGAATTTAAAACTCCGCTGACAGCCATATCCGCATCAGTAGAATTATTGGCGGCAAGACTACACAGCAACCAACAGATGGATGCCTTCTATGAGAAAAATTTATCACGTATCACCACCGAAATTTTCCGCCTCAATAATATGCTGGATGAGATGCTTACCATCAATACCATTATGTCCGGTCGTATGACTCTGAATAAACAAATCATAGATGTTGTTCAATTGCTCATAACATTGCGATCAAATTACTTTGCAGATCCGGAAGATACCCGTAGCTTCGAACTTATTGTTAGCGGTATACCGCAGTGCATTTATGCAGATCACAATCAGATGAACAGGATCTTTATGAACCTCGTGGGCAATGCTTTCAAATTTTCAAGAGAGAAGCCTCCAGTGGTTGAAGTTGATTTTGATCATCACCAGGTAGTGATCCGGGTTATAGACGATGGTATCGGCATTCCAGCCAGTGATTTGCCACAACTATTTCAACCCTTCTTCAGAGCAAGTAATGTCGATGAAATTGCCGGAACCGGGTTAGGGTTATCAATTGTTAAAACCTTTGTGCAGGAAAATAATGGCACTATTACTGTGGATAGTATTGCTGGTGAAGGCAGTACATTTACACTTACCTTTCTATATCATTCTGATTCTCTATAG
- a CDS encoding response regulator transcription factor, producing MINIGIIEDNYFQLNNYREFLEDFQECKVIFACKSMEEFRELSFKEADVNVILLDISLPGESGIQGMHELRRIYPDAKIIVLSGHDGKHYVIESIRKGANGYIIKTSRLMEIYHSILDAISEGSTLSPKAAHMLINHINKDPLEDIRHKLTKREYELLALLKEGYSYKEMADKLFVTVFTVNQHLKKVYQKLNVATKSELISKIWSKSLCIAFLFKCFAGFCSNQFFA from the coding sequence ATGATCAACATCGGAATTATAGAGGATAACTATTTTCAATTGAATAATTACCGAGAGTTTCTCGAAGATTTTCAAGAGTGTAAAGTTATCTTTGCTTGTAAATCAATGGAGGAGTTTAGAGAGCTTTCCTTTAAAGAAGCAGATGTCAATGTCATCCTTTTAGACATTTCGCTGCCAGGAGAGTCGGGTATACAGGGCATGCATGAATTGCGCCGTATATATCCTGACGCTAAAATCATCGTCTTATCAGGGCATGATGGAAAGCATTATGTTATAGAGTCGATTCGAAAAGGTGCTAATGGATACATCATTAAGACCAGTCGTCTGATGGAAATCTATCATTCAATATTAGATGCCATCAGTGAGGGAAGCACATTGTCACCCAAAGCAGCACATATGTTGATTAACCATATTAATAAAGATCCCTTAGAAGATATAAGACACAAGCTGACAAAGAGGGAATATGAACTACTTGCATTACTCAAGGAGGGTTACTCATATAAGGAGATGGCAGACAAGTTGTTTGTTACTGTCTTTACTGTCAACCAACATCTCAAAAAAGTATATCAAAAGCTGAATGTTGCTACAAAATCGGAGTTGATTTCAAAAATCTGGTCGAAAAGTCTTTGTATAGCCTTTTTATTTAAATGTTTTGCAGGATTTTGTTCAAATCAGTTTTTCGCATGA